Genomic segment of Cottoperca gobio chromosome 6, fCotGob3.1, whole genome shotgun sequence:
ATCTTTAAGAGCGCTTATACACTTGCTTTTAACTGCGcgtttgtgtttgcatgatgTCTTGCATAGACTGCGTTCCTTCAGAGTGTCGGTTGCATGCATCCTCAGATATCCCTGTTACACAATGTGGATAGGTCAGTGTACATGTATGCAGACACCCACTGTACTAACAGATCTGCATCAACGTCTGCTGTCAGCGTCCAACTTGGGACTGGATCCAGCCCTTACAGgtatactttgacattttgtgaaattggCTTTCTTGTTGTTCCTTGAGCAGGTCGACACCACTCTCGTATCTGTCCGttcaatatgaagctacagccaccAGCCGATTAGTTTAGCTTAgtacaaagaaaatgaagaaaacacggaaaaggagaaataaaaaaaagaatataccTACCAACACCTCTGAAGGTCATTAATTAATACATtgcatctcatttgtttaaaaagtaaaaaattacAATTTGCTGTCTTATGAAGGGTTACGTGCAGGACTATTTCTAGGCCAGGTTGCCGGGCAACTGCTTCAGTGTCATTTTTACAGTTTTCAGTGTTTGTACAAATTACACAAACAAGACATGAAATGttgattagtgagctttagaggtgctgggaGGCAGATTGTGTTGCctctggacagagccaggctagcctTCATCACCAGCTATAAGGTTACCGTAAAGACAAGAAAGtcgtatcaatcttctcatctgactctggGAAGAAGCAAAGAGATGTATTTCCAGTCTTTAAACAATACAGTAACATCTTTGAATTGTCACCATGTTAAGGTCAATTTCAAATTTGTACAAAATCTGAAGGTCTCAAGGAAGATATTCACTAATTTGGTCCTGCTGTGCCCCCAGATTTACTTTTTAATCTTCCAGATACATAGACCGATGCAAGTATGTGAACAATAAagctcacacatacactgtaaAAATAGAGTATATAAACGCCCTAATGCAGATGTTATCATCATTTAGAAGTGCACCAACAGCATCTGAACCAATACACTCAGTCACTACAGTAAAATGGGTGTGTTTTATTCTAAGGCTGTTGTTGAGAGTAAATCCATATGCTGTTAAACTAGTGAAAAAAATAGAATCTACAGTTTTCTAATTAGCTGGAATAAACAGTGTTTGTTATTTGAAAGGCTTAAACTGGTTGTACAAATTGCTCCTGGTGCACCTGTTTTGTTTGCATTACCCTTTCGTCATGCGCCCCCTCCATcctgtctcgctctctccccaAGAGGTAGCAGCCCTGCcccaacccccccacccccacttATTCCACCACACCCCACCTTGACCACAACTGACCACCCCCAACCCCAACCCTTCCAGTGGACCATGGCACTTTTCTACTCGGCCTGAGCGTCATAGTTGGCTCCACCAGCCTTCTTCAGCTCTGTGCGAATGTTGTCCGCATCCAGTTCCCTCGGGTCACTGAACATGAACTCCTTAGCAAAGTTCTGCAGAAACAAAAAATCCAAAGTTACTTTTCATTTGTTGCAGAATATGAACAAACCAAGCTAATTAGGGCTGgctaatgttttacattttacagatagCTAAACAACACGTCCAAAAAATCCCTTTTCCATTGAGAAAAAAAGACTTCTCAGTGCCTTACAAGAACCTGAACAGAAAGTCAATGCTAACATTCTGTAATTGACAGGTTTTCATACTTGACGCTGCAGATACTTTTCATTTACCAAGAAAGCACTGATTCCAAATACCCAGCTGTACTTAAAGTCTTTCTAAATGTGTAGTTTCTACAACTCACCGGGCTAGTGAACTACTGTAGCTGTCGAGCTAACAGATAACATGCTTGCGTTAGTTATTTTCTCTGTACAGGGCCGTTTTTTAGGACACTGCATTTTTTAGTATcaatattgtacatatttgtattcAACAAAGATTTATTGAAGAGTGGAAGCAGACACAAAGCTAATgactaacaataacaataaaccCTTAGTTTGATTCATAGTAAATTATACACGAACGCTGCAATGAAAATGCAGCTGGTGTTAGATACACAATAGGTAATAAAAATGATTGATCTCCTTGATATCTACAACTCTTTGGCAATAAATTCCTTCTCTGGAGGACAAAGAAACTTTTCTTTGTCCTCCAGAGAAGGGTATACAAGCGTTGCAGCTTAGTTAAGCATATGTTAACTTATTAAAAGGTACCACATGGAGTGTATCACTAGTAGCACTTTGGAGCAGTACTCCACAGGGTAACTTTAAAGATATATTGTGCGGCCTATTTGGGGTATTGGAACAAACAGTGACATATTATCACCATTAAAgtttttatattctttacacatccagcagacacggaACAACATTAGCAATCACTTGGCATCATGTTTCCACCTGATGAATAGAAGTACAAttgtctctctgttggtctccTGCTAGGGAAGCAGGGATCAGCAAGTGACCTCTTTCCAATTACGTCATGTTTCTTccaatgttaatataaaaatattgattagtgcattATGTGATTATGAAGAACATATAGTGCATACTgctaaatatttacagtatttttacTCACATTTTCCTATGCTCCCTGTAGCTGTTATAATTTGTTACTATATTTCTAATAATTTTTAATGATTCTTgactttgaatgttttgttgCTTATTTTTCCGGACCACCATCGTCTTCATATTGTCTAGAATGGAAGCCCAGATAGGAAGTCGACTGTATGTGtagtgttgcagagatatctactgaagttagcatgctaacagctagctgcgctccgtccagtctgtaattccacttgttcctctagaggcgatagtgagtcactgtagctgcagtctgcctcagtacagagggagaagaagtacagctgctgactctcttgtagatattacagccttgttcctgttttatagtttgtttatttggttacattcaaagtggcagaaaggagaaaccccccgcaccacctctcctcgtcctcccagCTGCCAGGAGgatgtttctctgagtgtatatctgCAGCTCTGGGAAACAGCggagcttcagttagcagttagctggagttcagccacagcaccggagaactgcagactccctgttgctgcctttacacaggtccagcagcagctgtgactgcagggttGGAGCTGGTTCTGGCTAAGCTCCAGTCTCTCCGGCCACTGACTGAagctccgtctgacggaggctGCAGAGTGTCGACCTCTCTACTCctcggcgggctgctctcctggctgcgccgccaccgggaagacgagtCGAATATGTGGtagttttctagtttctgccactttggatttagtccaatcaACACAGTAACGTAACGTAACAAAGACTACAGCtccggttaacatcagtgcccaGTAAACATAGATGATCAACTGCACATTAAGATTATCAGATATCAGTGTTTTCTGACCGGagatcagagtttcagcagtttggttgaattcttgccctgctgactactacaactaaattataaacattacagaatgtatggacccagtttagaggtgaaatccTGCCCCTAGTTCTTTGCAGCAGGTGGTTCAGAagtacacattgaacctttaaaaacaggtgaacaaaaaaaggttttggcaggattatctttctgtttctgttttcttccaggtgagttttcatTTCTACATGCACTCTAAACAAACGGCACATACATTGTGTGTTATATAACATTACtctcatgtctttcttttggctacaaatgttttttaatttgcgCTTATCTGACGTGAGAAAAAATGCTTATAGTCGTATATAGAATATGGGGTAGTGGGGAACtttagcctcttgtggccaaaatgagtattacaacaataaACCATCTTGACaaataattgaattgaattagagAACTGTTACTGGCAAAACAGGTTTTTCACCTGagaaaaactatttagatcGGACAGAGAACATAGATTTTTTTTcattctcacttgcctctcagagCTTCAATAATCCATAGTTCAgatggtttgtttttaaaaatcctATTCTGTCCAACTGTAGCACTGTGTTGACATATTATCCTGTAACCACCCAGTTCTCCCAAAGGGAGCATTACAGCTTCACTCTCATGATGGCAACTATTACTTGAATTGCTACTTTTCACACCACACAGTTTCTGACCTGCACAATCTCTTTGACCAGCGCCTTGTCGGTGCTGATCTTGGCGCGCTGCAGCCCGCTGATGTTCTCACCGATCCAGGTGATGAGAGTGAACTTGGCCCGTTTGCTCATGGTGTCTCCCATCGTGATTCGGACAAAGGCGAACAGACGAGCGTCATCTGGAGGAAGAGATGGAAGAGACTATGTTAGACTGAATATACAGATTGAAGATTTTAACAActgatattttttaatatgGCACACTTCATCCCaccatatgcacacacactcaatttCCTGTCTGATTGATCAGgggctgacacacacaaacagcagactgATGTTACACCAGGCAGGAACTAATACACCTCCTGGTGTAAGAAAATATGGATAAATACTGTTCACAAGAATGATACGTAATGAGCTTAAAGAGGCggggggacagacagacatacagacagacacagacagacacagagaaagataaCAGAAGACaagatagagatagaagagagagagagaaagatagagatacagagagagaggagagagagagatatcgatagagagaagagagagaggagagtgagacagagagagaagagacagagatagacagacagagagacagaatagacagagagacagacagagagagagagagataagagagagacaggacatagatatatacataagaggagacagagagagaacatagagacagactagagatgagagagagagacagagagagagagaccagacagagagagagagagaaccgaCCGAGGAGATATAGACAagagaaagaggacagagagatgtAGCgtcgacagacagacagacagagagagagagagagagagatagagagagagagagagctatagatagaaaagatagagagagagagagagagagagagagacggagagagagatagatagagagatagagagagagacagagagacacagagacatagatatatatagatatatatatagatagagatagagatagataaatatatatagatagacaatatatatatatatatatattatagacagagatagatatatgagatatattatatatggatttttatttatatatagcatatataatatacatatatataatatatacacatatatatgtaatgtatgtatgtatgtatgtgtatattaatctatatatataatatatatatatatattatgtatgtatatatatagtatgtatatgtattatatgtatatatatgtatgtatgtaaattaTAAGtatgtatagtgatatatatgtatgtatgtatgtatatatatagatgtatgtatagataggtatatatatagtatgtatatattatatataggtatatagatataggtgtgtatatatatatatatatatattctatatatatatataaggtgtGTATGGAGGGATGTATGTAGGTAAGATAAGTGTGGATATAGATGAgtagggagagagatagagagatagagagagggagggagagagagagatagagagagagagagagagagagagtaggggGAGAGATGGAAATatagagagaggcgagagagagcgagagagagagagagagagaaagagctgagagaggacagacacaggacagaacagagagagcgagagcgagagagatgagatagagtagagaggagagagaggagagagagagagatcgagagagagagagaggagaaagagagagagagagagagagagtccagaCAGGACAGAATaggacagacatcagaggaggCGACAGACACAAGggaaggagacagacacagatgagagagacagacacagagagagatgatagagacGAGATCAGacacaagagagacagacagacacagagagcgtAGATACAGACGaccacaaagagagagaaatacacgatagagagacagacacagagatagatagagacataAACAGAGTAGATTACAGAAACCAGAGAATATAGAGACAGACATGACACAGAGAACAGGCATAcacagatgagaagagagagagacatacagtaacAGAGTAGAGCTACAGGGACACAAATAAGCGACATACACAGAGATATAGACACGAAACATCagagatacatacacacatatatatatataagatacatacatagatatacgatatagacatacatatatgtccagacatatagtaatatatagagatatatgtGGATGGATAGAGATGTATATGGGGGATATGAGAGtagaagagatatatatatagagatagatccATAGAACAAGACACAGAGGAGATAGCAAGGACATATAGAGAGACAACATAGACAGAATATAGGAgatagacatatacatacacatatatatatatatcacacatataatatctatatgtatatctgtgGTGTGGATAGCTATCCTcttatctactatatatatatatatctctctatatatatggGTAGCAGGGGTTATtgattatatattagagatcTATAGATCTCTATAGAGAGAGATCTCTGGTGGATAGTTCTATGCTTCTGTATCTGGGTATAAGAGTAGAGATAGATACatgagagagcgatagagagagagagagggaagggagcgagagagagagatgaggagagcgggagagaggggggggagagagaagagagagagagagagagagagagagacacagaagagagaggagagaagagagagagagagagagatgagagagagagagagagagagagagagagagagagaaaaacaagagagagagagagagagagagagagagagagagagcgagagagagaggagagagaggagagagtgacacagagagagagagagagagagagagacaagagagagagcg
This window contains:
- the cotl1 gene encoding coactosin-like protein, whose product is MATQIDKEACREAYNQVRDDNTDTNWAVFKYEGSMILPGGQGTDYEDFKRMCTDDARLFAFVRITMGDTMSKRAKFTLITWIGENISGLQRAKISTDKALVKEIVQNFAKEFMFSDPRELDADNIRTELKKAGGANYDAQAE